A stretch of Roseofilum reptotaenium CS-1145 DNA encodes these proteins:
- a CDS encoding DGQHR domain-containing protein, which yields MTIFDELDRHPHQLFVQKTQMGESQAYLASVTLEWVSNRVRFAYQLPLFQQKFDPQTHNPIRDAETIEQLQQRPLDWSRQAPLAQYLAVRPNHKFPPLLAVIDAPWVEEPYAPEWDGDLATESAAQFTPLNREQTLGLLNLDPSFSLFALDGQHRLMGIQGLMELIRSGSLPKYKKNKKPTGSSITAEDLYQHYPITPSQLQSLGQETIGLEIIPAVLPGETRDQARSRIRSIFVHVNLMAVRLSAGQLALLNEDDGFSIVARRIAVKHSLLKADGDRHPRVNFDSATVSTKSTVLTTLPALKDMAQAYLQHPYPHWNPTEKGLIPLRPEDEELEEAMATFSTLFDHLATLPSYQALEMGTLSTDLRRFSFESHDGAGHMLFRPVGQIALVRAIGILVYQHHLSLTRIFSQLCTYDTQGGFSHMDHPESLWYGILFNPTKKRIQVSGREIATRLLIHLIADTPDSLERAQLRQELANSRMFQDKALNFEGKFVHPRHLTLPEPLG from the coding sequence ATGACCATCTTCGACGAACTCGATCGCCACCCGCACCAACTCTTCGTACAAAAAACCCAAATGGGAGAAAGCCAAGCCTATTTGGCCTCTGTGACCCTCGAATGGGTCTCTAATCGGGTTCGTTTTGCCTACCAACTGCCTCTGTTTCAACAAAAATTCGACCCCCAAACTCACAATCCCATCCGGGATGCTGAAACCATTGAACAACTGCAACAGCGCCCCCTCGACTGGTCCCGCCAAGCCCCCTTAGCCCAATATCTCGCTGTCCGTCCCAACCACAAATTTCCTCCCCTCCTCGCCGTGATTGACGCTCCTTGGGTCGAAGAACCCTACGCTCCAGAATGGGATGGAGATCTCGCCACTGAGTCAGCCGCCCAATTTACTCCCCTGAACCGCGAGCAAACTCTGGGATTGCTTAACCTCGATCCCAGTTTCTCGCTCTTTGCCCTCGACGGCCAACATCGGCTCATGGGTATCCAAGGCCTGATGGAACTGATCCGTAGTGGTTCCCTACCCAAATATAAGAAAAACAAAAAGCCTACTGGCTCGAGCATCACGGCCGAAGATCTCTACCAGCACTACCCCATCACCCCCAGTCAACTACAAAGCCTGGGGCAAGAAACCATCGGTCTAGAAATTATTCCCGCCGTTCTCCCTGGCGAAACCCGCGACCAAGCTAGGAGTCGCATCCGCTCTATTTTTGTCCATGTCAACCTGATGGCGGTGCGCCTCAGTGCTGGTCAACTGGCGCTTTTGAATGAAGATGATGGATTTTCTATTGTTGCCCGTCGTATTGCTGTTAAACACTCCCTGCTGAAAGCAGATGGCGATCGTCACCCTAGAGTTAATTTCGACAGCGCCACTGTCTCGACCAAATCCACCGTTCTCACCACTCTCCCCGCCCTCAAAGATATGGCTCAAGCCTATCTTCAGCATCCTTATCCCCACTGGAACCCTACTGAAAAAGGATTGATTCCCCTACGCCCGGAAGATGAAGAACTCGAAGAAGCTATGGCCACTTTTTCTACCCTCTTTGACCATCTTGCCACTCTGCCCAGCTACCAAGCCTTAGAAATGGGAACGTTGAGTACCGACCTACGCCGGTTTAGCTTTGAAAGCCATGATGGTGCAGGTCATATGTTGTTTCGCCCTGTAGGTCAAATTGCCCTCGTGCGCGCGATCGGTATCCTCGTGTACCAGCACCACCTCAGCCTCACCCGCATCTTCAGCCAACTTTGCACTTACGATACTCAAGGCGGTTTCAGTCACATGGATCATCCTGAATCCCTCTGGTATGGCATCCTTTTCAACCCCACCAAAAAACGCATCCAAGTCTCTGGCCGCGAGATCGCGACTCGCCTCCTCATCCACCTGATCGCCGACACTCCCGACTCCTTAGAACGGGCCCAACTGCGCCAAGAACTGGCCAACTCCCGCATGTTCCAAGACAAAGCCCTCAACTTCGAGGGTAAATTTGTTCACCCGCGCCACCTTACTTTACCGGAGCCATTAGGGTAA
- a CDS encoding RloB family protein translates to MPHKGKSKNELRRKQGARKPKDYFLIVVEGETEYQYFQSLKEELQLVTTKIKVVPASRGKSGDARKVVQEGKRLQEKEKPDRLYCVFDGDRPEFEIACKMARDDEQIFSVPCFDLWFLLHFEYTSRPLTSDQVYQKLDRIFKNKDILKRNESYTDEKG, encoded by the coding sequence ATGCCACATAAAGGAAAATCGAAGAATGAATTGAGACGTAAGCAGGGCGCTCGAAAGCCGAAAGACTATTTTCTTATTGTGGTAGAGGGTGAGACAGAATATCAATATTTTCAATCTCTGAAAGAGGAACTGCAATTAGTGACAACTAAGATTAAAGTAGTTCCAGCGTCTAGAGGAAAGAGTGGTGATGCAAGAAAAGTGGTGCAAGAAGGGAAGCGATTGCAAGAGAAAGAAAAACCCGATCGCCTCTATTGCGTATTTGATGGCGATCGCCCAGAATTTGAGATAGCGTGTAAAATGGCTAGAGATGATGAACAGATCTTCTCAGTTCCCTGTTTTGATTTATGGTTTTTACTACATTTTGAGTATACGAGTCGTCCATTGACCAGCGATCAGGTGTACCAAAAATTGGACAGAATATTTAAGAATAAGGATATTCTTAAGCGTAATGAATCTTATACAGATGAAAAAGGGTGA
- a CDS encoding AAA family ATPase — MLIEFSVTNYRSINECQTLSLVASEDVDRFWESHTFAAPNSKDLHLLKSTTIYGPNASGKSNLVRALKTFQNIVINSASRMQEGDEFDVQFFVLEYEMKPTLHILYSSSITELKIIFIQNKIRYEYGVILYKTHVIEEWLIAYPKQRVQTWFTRKHNIDNKDLRPRDRGYEWSFPSLKGEKQRIKNLVRPNSLFLSHAAQNNHPQLLEVFNWFKTNLNVITTLESKDNHRAYTANKCMSDPNFHSKIFKLLNQSNNEIDHINFEDGKIVFAHKTYEKGTSTHNIPQSLLIDDESDGTQRLFELGGVWIEALQEGKVIVIDELERSLHPTLARSLVEMFHTPETNPHHAQLIFTTHDTTLLDRDLFRQDQIWFTEKKRQKTHLYSLLEFRPREDESLQRGYLLGRYGAIPFVGGLKI, encoded by the coding sequence ATGCTAATCGAGTTTAGTGTTACCAACTATCGCTCAATTAATGAATGTCAAACTTTAAGTCTGGTGGCTTCTGAAGATGTGGATCGGTTCTGGGAAAGCCATACGTTTGCCGCACCCAATTCTAAGGATCTACACTTGCTCAAGAGTACAACAATTTATGGGCCGAATGCGTCGGGAAAAAGTAATTTAGTTCGCGCTCTGAAAACCTTTCAAAATATTGTCATCAATTCCGCCAGTCGAATGCAAGAAGGAGATGAATTTGATGTTCAGTTTTTTGTTCTGGAATATGAAATGAAACCGACCCTCCATATTCTATACTCCAGCAGTATTACAGAATTAAAAATTATATTTATTCAGAATAAGATTCGCTATGAATATGGAGTGATTTTATACAAAACTCATGTAATTGAAGAATGGTTAATTGCTTACCCGAAACAACGAGTGCAAACTTGGTTTACTCGCAAACATAATATTGACAATAAAGATTTGAGGCCTAGAGATCGTGGGTATGAATGGTCGTTCCCCAGCTTAAAAGGTGAAAAGCAACGAATCAAGAATTTAGTGCGCCCCAATTCATTGTTTTTATCCCATGCAGCTCAAAATAATCATCCTCAACTGCTAGAGGTGTTTAATTGGTTCAAGACGAATTTAAATGTGATCACAACGCTGGAGTCTAAAGACAACCATCGAGCATATACGGCTAATAAATGCATGTCCGATCCAAATTTTCACAGTAAGATTTTTAAATTACTGAATCAATCTAATAATGAAATCGATCATATTAATTTTGAAGACGGAAAAATTGTTTTTGCCCATAAGACCTATGAAAAAGGCACTTCTACTCATAATATTCCACAAAGTTTGTTGATCGATGATGAGTCTGATGGGACACAAAGACTGTTTGAATTAGGGGGAGTATGGATTGAAGCGTTACAAGAGGGCAAGGTGATCGTCATTGATGAACTCGAAAGAAGCCTTCATCCTACTTTAGCTCGTAGTTTGGTAGAAATGTTCCATACTCCAGAGACGAATCCCCACCATGCTCAGTTGATTTTTACAACCCATGATACCACCCTTTTAGATCGAGATTTGTTTCGCCAAGATCAAATTTGGTTTACGGAAAAAAAGCGACAAAAGACGCATTTATATTCACTATTAGAATTTCGTCCCCGTGAAGATGAATCGTTACAAAGAGGTTATTTACTCGGTCGCTATGGTGCGATTCCATTTGTAGGAGGTCTGAAAATTTAA
- a CDS encoding ComEC/Rec2 family competence protein, whose translation MSRTSGVLLCLAYIVGLLLVPVPGGNYAMLVLGAIAALTLPRYWRMGPKSGIWLLVGIVGFLASFYFHVRTPQPPGIDLSAWMGQPVMVQGKVLSEPRLTRSHRIQFKLNISQIEDQPVQINAYTTAPLLQATGLHPGYQVEVRGRLYEPQPASIPGGFNFRHYLARQGMFIGLSAETLKFESNQASWGLWWMRQRIVRSLVQGLDVPQGVVISSMVLGRRAVDLPFDIRDKFIQVGLAHVLAASGFHVSLLLGLVLTLTQELSKRIQFRAGVTILILYSALTGFAPSVLRASLMGFGVVLGKLLDRRVNILGSLLLTGTLLLLVNPLWIQDLGFQLSFLATLGLVMTVPVLMEMLDYMPPAIASGLAVPISAFLWTFPLQLYHFGVLPPYGTLVNLVTLLLVIVLTLGGMVSACVALIWPFLGSLVSSVLYYPTVAFLAIIEGFTELPGNSVAVGKISVVQLLVLYGVFGLFWLKDRIGIKGKKMLLGMGISLAIAVVVIPLWYSQQYRSQVTVFATRPPTVAIQNRGKVVLVNTPDFGVAQYTLIPFFQSQGVNQLDAGIMLTRQERAIQGWLKILDTLPIRRFYQIGDPTTQVEQKIEEEVNTYQVLQVNQGLKWKTLSIKGLSLDPQVLEFQLENQRWLVLKGSGFTENFCEVQSWCSSQGHETVLIWSGRGLAGEVIEKIQPKVAISLSEDLDPAILSALTAINTQVFLTGRDRAIQWNSQRGFSTTSDSQSQNDVAF comes from the coding sequence ATGTCCAGGACGAGCGGTGTACTGTTGTGTCTGGCTTATATTGTGGGATTGCTGCTGGTTCCGGTTCCTGGTGGAAATTATGCCATGCTGGTGTTGGGAGCGATCGCCGCATTGACGCTTCCCCGATATTGGCGGATGGGGCCCAAGTCTGGGATATGGTTACTGGTGGGAATTGTGGGATTTCTAGCCAGTTTTTATTTTCATGTTCGCACTCCCCAACCCCCAGGAATAGACCTAAGTGCTTGGATGGGTCAACCGGTGATGGTGCAGGGAAAGGTACTCAGTGAACCTCGGTTGACGCGATCGCACCGTATTCAGTTTAAACTTAACATTAGTCAAATTGAAGACCAGCCGGTTCAGATCAATGCTTACACTACGGCTCCCTTATTGCAAGCCACAGGATTACATCCCGGTTATCAAGTAGAAGTGAGGGGAAGACTGTATGAACCGCAACCCGCAAGTATCCCTGGAGGGTTTAATTTCCGGCACTATTTAGCTCGTCAGGGGATGTTTATTGGCCTGAGTGCCGAAACTCTCAAATTTGAGTCTAATCAGGCTTCCTGGGGCTTGTGGTGGATGCGTCAGCGAATTGTACGTTCCCTAGTGCAGGGGTTAGATGTACCTCAAGGTGTAGTCATCAGTTCCATGGTGCTGGGTCGTCGAGCTGTAGATTTACCCTTTGATATTCGGGATAAGTTTATTCAGGTGGGACTTGCTCATGTTTTGGCAGCCTCTGGGTTTCATGTGTCTCTGCTATTGGGGTTAGTGTTAACGTTAACGCAAGAATTATCCAAGCGCATCCAGTTTCGGGCGGGTGTGACCATCCTAATTCTCTATAGTGCTTTAACGGGATTTGCACCTTCGGTGTTGCGAGCTTCGTTAATGGGGTTTGGGGTTGTTTTAGGGAAGTTGTTAGACCGTCGAGTAAATATTTTAGGTTCATTATTATTGACGGGAACACTCTTGCTTTTGGTTAACCCATTGTGGATTCAAGATTTAGGATTTCAGTTAAGTTTTTTGGCGACATTAGGGTTAGTTATGACCGTTCCCGTGTTGATGGAAATGTTAGATTATATGCCACCAGCGATCGCCTCTGGGTTGGCCGTTCCTATCAGTGCATTTCTCTGGACGTTTCCCCTACAGTTGTATCATTTTGGCGTACTGCCTCCCTATGGAACTTTAGTTAACTTGGTCACTCTACTCTTAGTCATAGTTCTGACACTGGGGGGAATGGTTTCAGCTTGTGTTGCTTTGATTTGGCCATTTTTAGGGAGCTTGGTCTCTAGTGTTCTCTATTATCCCACAGTCGCGTTTCTGGCGATTATTGAGGGGTTTACTGAGCTACCGGGTAATTCGGTGGCAGTGGGTAAAATTTCGGTGGTTCAGTTGCTCGTGCTGTATGGTGTATTTGGGTTGTTTTGGCTCAAGGACAGGATCGGAATTAAGGGGAAGAAGATGCTACTGGGAATGGGGATTAGTTTGGCGATCGCCGTGGTGGTGATTCCCTTATGGTACAGTCAACAGTATAGGTCTCAGGTGACGGTGTTTGCGACTCGTCCCCCAACAGTAGCGATTCAGAATCGAGGTAAAGTGGTGTTGGTGAATACTCCAGATTTTGGAGTAGCTCAGTATACCCTAATTCCATTTTTCCAATCCCAAGGGGTGAATCAATTGGATGCTGGAATAATGCTTACTAGACAAGAGCGCGCGATACAGGGGTGGTTAAAGATTTTGGACACATTACCCATACGCCGATTTTACCAGATTGGTGACCCCACAACCCAGGTAGAGCAGAAGATTGAGGAGGAGGTAAACACCTATCAAGTCTTACAGGTAAATCAGGGTTTAAAGTGGAAAACCTTGAGCATTAAAGGCTTGAGTTTAGATCCACAAGTTTTGGAATTTCAGTTAGAAAACCAACGTTGGCTGGTGTTAAAAGGGAGTGGTTTCACAGAGAATTTTTGTGAGGTGCAGTCCTGGTGTAGTTCTCAGGGTCATGAGACAGTGTTGATTTGGTCTGGTCGGGGGTTAGCGGGAGAGGTGATAGAAAAAATACAGCCAAAGGTGGCGATCTCTCTTTCTGAGGATCTCGATCCAGCCATTTTATCCGCATTGACAGCCATAAATACCCAAGTGTTTTTAACCGGAAGAGATAGAGCCATTCAATGGAATTCTCAACGAGGATTTAGCACCACTTCTGATTCACAATCTCAGAACGATGTTGCATTTTGA
- a CDS encoding element excision factor XisH family protein, protein MAAKDYFHDTVKIALVKEEWDITHDPLYLDFDSARIQIDLAGEKLIAAERGLEKIAVEVKSFLAPSTIYEFHLAIGQCFSYRVALRKQEPERTLYLAIPLFTYQEFFCRPFAQTTLEEAQLEILVFDPNQQVIVQWKEQRKN, encoded by the coding sequence ATGGCGGCAAAAGATTATTTTCACGATACGGTTAAAATAGCCTTGGTTAAAGAAGAATGGGACATTACTCACGATCCTCTTTACTTAGATTTTGACAGTGCTCGTATTCAAATCGATCTTGCTGGAGAAAAGCTAATTGCCGCAGAACGAGGTCTAGAAAAAATTGCTGTTGAGGTAAAAAGTTTTCTTGCCCCATCAACGATTTATGAATTTCATTTGGCCATTGGTCAATGTTTTAGCTATCGAGTAGCGTTAAGAAAACAAGAGCCAGAACGAACACTTTATCTAGCCATTCCGTTATTCACCTATCAAGAGTTTTTTTGTCGTCCTTTTGCTCAAACCACTCTTGAAGAAGCACAATTAGAAATTTTGGTTTTCGATCCGAATCAACAGGTAATTGTACAATGGAAAGAACAGAGAAAAAATTAG
- a CDS encoding XisI protein, whose protein sequence is MERTEKKLEYYRQSIEKILNHYGSAQPANGEIEVYTFFDHQQDHYQVFHAGWNRHMRIFGPLIHIDILNHKIWIQHDGTEVGIANELVDLGIPKEEIVLAYHAPFMRQYDGFAVN, encoded by the coding sequence ATGGAAAGAACAGAGAAAAAATTAGAGTATTATCGCCAAAGTATTGAAAAAATACTCAATCATTATGGTTCGGCACAACCGGCTAATGGTGAGATTGAAGTGTATACATTTTTTGACCACCAGCAGGATCATTACCAAGTTTTTCATGCAGGCTGGAATCGCCACATGCGTATTTTTGGCCCCCTGATTCATATTGATATTCTCAATCATAAAATATGGATTCAACATGATGGTACAGAAGTAGGAATTGCCAATGAGTTAGTTGACTTAGGGATACCGAAAGAAGAGATTGTTTTAGCTTATCATGCGCCATTTATGCGGCAATATGATGGGTTTGCTGTGAACTGA
- the mrdA gene encoding penicillin-binding protein 2, which yields MLLTKSRPIPTTHTTERTIGRNYQGLILLLLITLGLVGGIGTRLVHLQLLQGTTYEQEAKNNRIRVIPKHPGRGKILDRHGKILAGSSLSHSVYLWPLASRKTEWPTTLQRLSEILNIPESEIQSRLDQAEYTSPYLLRIARGLTPEEVTALAEYSRELEGIEVDVEAAREYPYKEVASHVLGYTGEVNEEDLEKEENQGYRLGDIIGQMGIEAALEKELRGGWGGREVEVDSKGQVVRILDHKAAKSGDDIRLTLDLDLQMAAEAALGNTKGAIVAMNPQNGEVLAMASNPKFDPNIFSGRISEAQWKELQGKDHPFVNRALQGFPPASTFKIVTTAAAIESGIYSPHTVLGTYPYIQVGGIKFWDWNRVGFGPLDFTGAMAWSSDTFFYQIAQGIGGEILIDWTRRFGFGRKTGIELHREEAAGLVADDAWKRENIGYEWFVGDTVNMSIGQGFLLSSPLQVAMMFAVVANGGDLVKPHLVKQEGDDHIWRESLGLSPITVEILQTGLRRVVNAGTGTVMNSLSLPVNAGKTGTAEDPPRLSHAWYGGYAPLDNPEVVIVAFGENSGGGGGKFAAPKVRQVMQAYFELKKKRNSQ from the coding sequence ATGCTCTTAACCAAGTCCCGTCCTATTCCCACGACCCACACTACAGAGCGTACCATTGGGCGTAACTACCAAGGGTTAATCCTCCTACTGTTGATTACTCTGGGCTTGGTTGGAGGGATTGGGACTCGGTTAGTACATCTGCAACTGCTTCAAGGGACAACCTACGAACAAGAAGCTAAAAATAACCGCATTCGGGTGATTCCCAAACATCCCGGACGCGGTAAGATTCTAGATCGCCATGGCAAAATTCTTGCCGGTAGTAGTCTTTCTCACTCCGTCTATCTTTGGCCCCTGGCTAGTCGTAAAACTGAATGGCCCACCACCCTCCAACGACTCTCAGAAATCCTCAACATTCCTGAATCAGAAATCCAAAGCCGTCTGGATCAAGCAGAATATACCTCTCCCTACCTCCTACGGATTGCCAGAGGACTCACTCCCGAAGAAGTGACTGCCCTGGCTGAATATAGCCGGGAGTTAGAAGGGATAGAAGTAGATGTAGAAGCAGCGCGGGAATATCCGTATAAAGAGGTCGCATCTCATGTTTTAGGATATACCGGAGAAGTCAACGAAGAAGACTTAGAGAAAGAGGAAAATCAAGGCTATCGTCTCGGTGACATTATTGGACAAATGGGGATTGAAGCGGCCCTAGAAAAAGAACTACGCGGGGGATGGGGAGGTCGAGAGGTAGAAGTAGACAGCAAAGGGCAAGTGGTACGCATTCTCGATCATAAAGCAGCTAAATCTGGTGATGATATCCGTTTGACCCTGGACTTAGACCTGCAAATGGCAGCAGAAGCAGCTCTAGGGAATACGAAAGGGGCGATTGTGGCCATGAATCCCCAAAATGGCGAAGTCTTAGCCATGGCCAGTAATCCCAAATTTGACCCCAACATCTTCTCTGGGCGAATTAGTGAGGCACAATGGAAAGAACTACAAGGAAAAGACCATCCCTTTGTCAACCGGGCACTGCAAGGCTTTCCCCCTGCTTCTACGTTCAAGATTGTGACCACCGCAGCAGCCATTGAATCCGGGATCTACTCTCCCCACACGGTTTTGGGAACTTACCCCTATATTCAAGTGGGAGGAATCAAGTTTTGGGACTGGAACCGGGTTGGTTTTGGGCCTTTAGATTTTACTGGAGCTATGGCTTGGAGTAGTGATACGTTCTTCTATCAAATTGCCCAAGGAATTGGCGGAGAAATCTTGATTGATTGGACGCGAAGATTTGGATTTGGGCGCAAAACTGGAATTGAACTACACCGAGAAGAAGCGGCAGGTTTAGTCGCCGATGATGCTTGGAAGCGGGAAAATATTGGGTACGAATGGTTTGTCGGGGATACGGTAAATATGTCTATTGGCCAAGGGTTTTTATTGTCTTCTCCTCTGCAGGTGGCTATGATGTTTGCAGTGGTGGCTAATGGTGGGGATTTAGTTAAACCTCATTTGGTGAAACAAGAGGGAGACGATCATATTTGGCGCGAGTCTTTAGGCCTGAGTCCGATTACCGTTGAAATTTTGCAAACGGGATTACGTCGAGTGGTTAATGCGGGTACGGGAACGGTAATGAATAGTCTTTCTTTACCGGTTAATGCAGGTAAAACAGGAACGGCTGAAGATCCCCCCCGTTTATCCCATGCTTGGTACGGGGGATATGCTCCGTTGGATAATCCAGAAGTGGTGATTGTTGCCTTTGGGGAAAACTCTGGAGGAGGTGGCGGTAAGTTTGCTGCGCCGAAAGTACGTCAGGTAATGCAAGCTTATTTTGAATTAAAGAAAAAGCGTAATTCACAGTAA
- the ffh gene encoding signal recognition particle protein produces MFDALADRLESAWKSLRGQDKISQSNIKEALREVRRALLEADVNLQVVKNFIAEVESRAQGAEVVSGVRPDQQFIKIVHDELVAVMGGENAPLAQVEKAPTVVLMAGLQGTGKTTASAKLALYLRKQERSCQLVATDVYRPAAIDQLITLGKQIDVPVFELGSDANPVEIARQGVEKAKAEGIDTVIIDTAGRLQIDADMMAELADIKAAVNPHETLLVVDAMMGQEAANLTHTFHEQIGITGAILTKMDGDSRGGAALSVRRISGQPIKFIGVGEKVEALQPFYPDRMASRILGMGDVLTLVEKAQEEVDLADAAKMQEKILSAQFDFTDFLKQTRLMKSMGSLGGLMKMIPGMGKLNADQLEQGEVQLKRSEAMIGSMTTEERKNPDLLSSSPSRRWRIAKGSGHSEKDVSKLVSDFQKMRSMMQQMGQGQFPGLPAGFPGGGGGRPPAPGWQGYGGAPKKKKKKKKKGFGQL; encoded by the coding sequence ATGTTTGATGCCCTTGCCGATCGCCTAGAGTCTGCCTGGAAAAGCCTCCGGGGACAAGATAAAATTAGTCAGAGCAACATTAAAGAAGCCCTGCGGGAAGTCCGTCGCGCCTTATTGGAAGCGGATGTAAATCTGCAAGTGGTGAAGAATTTTATTGCTGAGGTCGAATCAAGGGCCCAAGGGGCGGAAGTGGTGAGCGGGGTGCGCCCGGATCAGCAGTTTATCAAGATTGTTCATGATGAGCTTGTGGCAGTGATGGGGGGAGAGAATGCACCCCTAGCCCAGGTGGAAAAGGCTCCGACGGTGGTACTGATGGCGGGGTTGCAAGGAACAGGGAAAACGACGGCTTCGGCAAAGTTGGCGCTGTATTTGCGCAAACAAGAGCGCTCTTGTCAGTTGGTAGCCACAGATGTGTATCGTCCGGCGGCGATCGATCAGTTGATTACCCTGGGAAAACAAATTGATGTGCCGGTGTTTGAGCTGGGGTCGGATGCGAATCCGGTGGAGATTGCCCGGCAAGGGGTGGAGAAAGCGAAGGCTGAGGGGATTGACACCGTTATTATTGATACGGCGGGTCGGCTGCAAATTGATGCCGATATGATGGCCGAATTGGCAGACATTAAGGCCGCTGTCAACCCCCATGAGACGCTGTTGGTGGTGGATGCGATGATGGGTCAGGAGGCAGCAAATCTGACTCATACGTTCCATGAACAGATTGGCATCACGGGGGCTATCCTGACGAAAATGGATGGGGATAGTCGCGGGGGTGCAGCGCTCTCGGTGCGGCGTATTTCCGGGCAACCGATTAAATTTATTGGGGTTGGGGAGAAGGTCGAGGCTCTACAACCGTTTTATCCAGATCGGATGGCTTCTCGGATTTTGGGCATGGGCGATGTGCTGACCCTGGTGGAGAAGGCCCAGGAAGAGGTGGATTTAGCCGATGCAGCCAAGATGCAGGAAAAGATCCTTTCGGCCCAGTTTGATTTTACCGATTTCCTCAAGCAGACGCGGCTGATGAAAAGTATGGGGTCTCTGGGGGGTCTGATGAAGATGATTCCAGGGATGGGTAAGTTGAATGCGGATCAGTTGGAACAGGGTGAGGTGCAGTTGAAGCGATCGGAGGCGATGATTGGTTCAATGACAACGGAGGAACGTAAGAATCCCGATTTGTTGTCGAGTTCTCCGAGTCGTCGGTGGCGGATTGCGAAAGGGTCTGGCCATTCGGAAAAAGATGTGAGTAAGCTGGTGAGTGATTTCCAAAAGATGCGATCGATGATGCAACAGATGGGGCAAGGCCAGTTTCCGGGGTTACCCGCAGGATTCCCTGGAGGCGGGGGCGGCCGGCCTCCTGCTCCTGGTTGGCAAGGCTATGGTGGAGCGCCCAAGAAGAAGAAGAAAAAGAAGAAGAAGGGATTTGGACAGTTGTAG
- the rpsP gene encoding 30S ribosomal protein S16: protein MIKLRLKRFGKKREVSYRIVAMPSTTRREARPLEELGFYNPRTDETRLDVPGIVRRLKQGAQPTDTVRNILEKANVFEQLKATTPEN from the coding sequence ATGATCAAGTTACGATTGAAACGATTTGGCAAAAAACGGGAAGTGAGCTATCGGATTGTGGCGATGCCCAGTACGACTCGTCGGGAAGCTCGTCCTTTGGAAGAGTTGGGATTTTATAATCCAAGAACGGATGAGACTCGCCTTGATGTGCCGGGAATTGTACGGCGCTTAAAACAAGGCGCTCAACCGACTGATACTGTGCGTAACATCCTTGAAAAAGCGAATGTCTTTGAACAACTCAAAGCAACAACCCCCGAAAACTAA
- a CDS encoding KH domain-containing protein codes for MTPQSTLPTPDYLELVRMLIHPFLEFPEELKLDCERSTSKPLVWIRVAFSPKDKAKVYGRGGRNIEAIRTVLSTAAQAAGQSAYLDVYGGFHVSDDRHERHGTHEEVRVRESRDKPRRRSRPEPRRVQGPYRQ; via the coding sequence GTGACCCCACAATCGACTTTACCAACGCCAGATTATTTGGAGTTGGTGCGGATGCTGATTCATCCGTTTCTAGAGTTTCCAGAGGAGTTGAAGCTCGATTGTGAGAGGTCTACGAGTAAACCTCTGGTCTGGATACGAGTGGCGTTTTCGCCGAAGGATAAGGCGAAGGTCTATGGCCGAGGTGGCCGCAATATAGAAGCGATCCGAACGGTGCTGTCTACGGCAGCTCAAGCGGCTGGACAGTCGGCTTATTTGGATGTGTATGGTGGGTTCCATGTGTCTGACGATCGCCATGAACGCCATGGGACTCATGAAGAGGTTCGAGTTCGAGAGAGTCGAGATAAACCACGAAGGAGATCGCGACCTGAACCGCGTCGAGTTCAAGGGCCTTATCGCCAATGA